The following are encoded in a window of Carya illinoinensis cultivar Pawnee chromosome 15, C.illinoinensisPawnee_v1, whole genome shotgun sequence genomic DNA:
- the LOC122297665 gene encoding zinc finger protein CONSTANS-LIKE 16 — protein MICDKRVANAVGGKSARACDSCIRKRARWYCAADDAFLCEACDSLVHSANPLARRHERVRLKTASFKSSNAATVRNSVPAWHRGFTRKARTPRNGKPVNHRTPKSEEDQPARNPFPLVPEVGADETSHEENEEQLLYRVPIFDPFVAELCTPTTPKDKAVASVASEAENNSSNGSESKVSLSNSCGHEADSLHGFLPSDMDLAEFAADVESLLGRGLENESFGMEGLGLMDCKLEKEGSLCSGGRVKLEEEEVMEVEGTACPGDDAEIDMMREPFEFSFDYDSHPTYEEEDEKVSAMGAKKGGGNVSVDDANKKRKILLRLDYEGVITAWASQGSPWTSSDRPDFDPDESWPECMGSCGTELHHHYVDYGTGTVGNPAMTDGGREARVSRYREKRRTRLFSKKIRYEVRKLNAEKRPRMKGRFVKRTSFAGPAFPSLLAK, from the exons ATGATTTGTGACAAGAGAGTCGCAAACGCTGTCGGTGGCAAGTCGGCAAGAGCCTGCGATAGCTGTATTCGGAAACGGGCTCGATGGTACTGTGCCGCCGATGATGCTTTCCTCTGCGAAGCTTGCGACTCTTTGGTACACTCGGCTAACCCATTAGCACGGAGACATGAAAGGGTTCGCCTAAAGACTGCATCGTTCAAATCGTCGAACGCAGCTACTGTTAGGAATTCTGTGCCGGCATGGCACCGAGGGTTCACTAGAAAGGCGCGGACACCGCGGAATGGAAAGCCCGTGAATCATCGAACACCTAAATCTGAAGAAGATCAACCTGCACGAAACCCGTTTCCTCTGGTGCCAGAAGTCGGTGCAGATGAGACTTCACATGAAGAAAACGAAGAGCAGCTTCTGTATAGGGTTCCGATATTTGATCCCTTTGTTGCTGAGCTATGCACGCCCACGACTCCGAAAGATAAAGCCGTAGCCAGTGTTGCGAGTGAAGCCGAGAATAATAGTTCTAATGGAAGCGAATCTAAGGTCTCTTTATCTAATAGCTGTGGCCATGAAGCGGATAGCTTACATGGGTTTCTTCCATCCGACATGGATCTTGCTGAGTTTGCTGCTGATGTTGAGAGCTTATTGGGTAGGGGCCTTGAGAACGAGAGTTTTGGAATGGAAGGTTTGGGGCTAATGGATTGTAAATTAGAGAAGGAGGGTTCTTTGTGTAGTGGCGGAAGGGTTAAGCTTGAGGAAGAAGAGGTTATGGAAGTTGAAGGCACGGCTTGCCCGGGTGATGATGCTGAGATTGATATGATGAGGGAACCCTTTGAATTCAGCTTTGACTACGATTCGCATCCGACGTATGAGGAGGAGGATGAGAAGGTGTCTGCTATGGGTGCGAAGAAGGGTGGGGGAAATGTGTCGGTGGACGATGCAAACAAGAAAAGGAAGATACTGTTGAGGCTGGATTATGAGGGTGTCATCACAGCATGGGCTAGCCAAGGCTCTCCCTGGACCTCCAGTGATCGGCCGGATTTTGACCCTGACGAAAGTTGGCCGGAATGCATG GGTAGTTGCGGTACTGAACTTCATCACCATTACGTAGATTATGGTACTGGAACTGTGGGAAACCCGGCAATGACTGACGGAGGGAGAGAAGCAAGAGTGTCAAGGTATAGAGAGAAACGACGAACGCGTCTGTTCTCGAAGAAAATAAGATACGAGGTTCGGAAGTTGAATGCTGAGAAGAGGCCACGAATGAAAGGGAGGTTTGTAAAGAGGACGTCGTTTGCAGGACCTGCTTTCCCATCTTTACTTGCCAAATAA